The Orrella daihaiensis genome contains the following window.
TTTGGTTCGGCAGCTGCCGCGATGACCTTGCCGACGATTGCACTGACCATGTTTGGCGGTGACGATGGCTGGCGTTGGGCGATTGCTACTTCTGGCGTATTTATGGGTCTTTATGGCATTTTTTACTGGTTCGCCATTACCGATGGGCCAACCGCAGATACCCACAAGAAACCTCGCAAGGCTGCAGCACTTGAAGTGTCTTCTTATGGCGACTTGGTGCTGCTACTGCTCTTTACGATCCCGCTAGTTGGTATTCTTGGCATCTTGGTTTGGCGCGTACAAAACACCGGCTTTATTGACCCATTAACCGCCACCATTTGCTACTTCGCCATCGGGGTGGTCATCGTTTATCAACTGGTTCAGGCCCTGCGGGTAAACCTGCCGCTCCTAAAGAAAGGCGTGCCTAAGGATGATCGCTATCCCTTTAAGTCAGTGGCTGCCCTAAACACCACTTATTTCGCCAACTTCGGTGCTGAACTCGCGGTGGTCTCGATGCTGCCGATGTTCTTTGAAGAGACCTGGGGCCTATCGGCGGCTGCCGCTGGCCTGATTGCGGCGTCATTTGCAGTCGTAAACCTCTTTGCCCGCCCCATGGGTGGGTTGGTGTCTGATCGGTTTGGTAATCGTCGCTTTGTGATGCTGGCTTACATGTTGGGCATTGCGATTGGATTTGCGTTGATGGGGCTTTTAAACAGCAAGTGGCCGCTGGTCATCGCAGTCGTCATCACCGTGGCTTGTTCATTTTTTGTGCAGGGTGCCGAAGGGGCGACCTTTGGGATCATCCCGTCGATCAAGCGTCGCCTGACTGGCCAGATATCTGGCATGGCCGGTGCCTACGGCAATGTCGGTGCGGTGTTCTATCTATTTGTCTTCATGTACGTCACACCCTCGCAGTTCTTTTTCATTATCGCCGGTGGTGCGTTTATCAGCTGGCTGGTATGTGCGGCCTGGTTAAAGGAACCCGAAGGCGGGTTTGGTGACGAGTACGTGATTTCCTCGGTTGATAGAGCCATTGCTGCCGAAGCGAAAGTCAAGCGAGATCTGCAGGCTTCGGCGACCGAGTTGCTCGTGGGCAGTGAGCGGGTGGAAGTGGCCGAGCGTGGTCAGGCAGTCACGCTGACCGCGCGTTTTAAGTCAATCGAGGAATTGAAGCGAGCACTCGAACAGCTTGGCAGCAAAGGATTGAAGGCCGGCTAAGGGTTCGTTGACAGTCAGGATAGTTCTAAAGGGTAGTTCTTTGGGACTACCCCTATACAGACCGGGCTAGCTCGTTATTTGCGCTGAGCTAGTCACTCGAAGGATATGGCAATGCGTTGGTTTCATTCACAGTTACAGCTAAAGCAGTTACAGAAATTACGGCATGCATTCGATGCGTTTTGGCAAGCAGATTTCTGGCAGCAATTCGAACAGGAGCGTCTTTCATGAGCGGTAAAACAAAAACAACAGCAACAACGGCCGCAAGTGCTGCGGTGCCAAGCAAGGTCTATAGCCGAGCTGATATCGCTGATTGGCAGCCAGAGGATGCCGGCTTCTGGGCTTCGAAAGGCAAGTCGATCGCCGCGCGTAACCTTTGGATATCGATTCCCAACCTATTGGTTGCTTTTGCGGTGTGGCTCATGTGGGGCATGATCACGGTGCAGATGCTGAATCTGGGCTTCCCGTTTGAGCAGTCACAGCTGTTCACACTAACCGCCATTGCGGGTCTCATGGGTGCGACCTTTCGTATCCCGGCGTCGTTCTTCATCCGTTTGGCTGGCGGGCGCAACACGATTTTCTTTACCAGTGCGCTATTGATCATTCCGGCAGTTATTACCGGTATTGCGCTGCAAGACACGTCTACGCCATTGTGGGTGTTCCAGCTTTGTGCGTTCTTGTCTGGCATTGGCGGTGGCAATTTTGCGTGTTCGATGTCTAACATCAGCGGCTTTTATCCCAAAGCGCAGCAGGGCACGGCCTTGGGCCTAAACGCGGGCTTGGGCAATTTCGGGGTGACCACCATGCAGGTTTTGATCCCCTTGGTCATGACGGTGGCCTTGTTTGGTGCCTTGGGTGGTGATCCCATGACGCTTGCCAAGGACTCGGGCTGGATTTTGGGCAAGATTGCTGCAGGCACCGATACTTATATCCAGAACGCTGCCTTTATCTGGGCCGTTGCCTTGGCGGTGCTGGTGGTGTTTGCCTGGTTTGGCATGAATAACCTGTTGCCCTTGTCGCCAAACTACGGTGGCACGTTGGCTGCGTTTGCCAAGATCCTCTATCTCTGGCTCCTGACCTCGATTGTTGGCGTGATTGGTCTTTACCTTTACTTGCCAGCTCCGACCGGCTTGGGTGTGTTGAACATGTGGGTGGCGCTGCCGCTGATCATCGTGGCGACTTTGTTTTTGATGAAGTTGGCTGCCTTTGGTGAGATGAAGGGCAACATCAACAACCAGTTCAAGATCTTTAGCAACAAGCACACCTGGTCGATGACCGCACTCTACATCGTGACCTTTGGTTCCTTCATTGGTTTTTCGATGGCGTTGCCGCTGTCAATCACGGTGATCTTTGGTTTCCAGCATGTGGTCGATCCGGCCACGGGCCTGATGACTCATACCCTGAAGAATCCCAATGCGCCGTCGGCTTTGACCTATGCCTGGATAGGTCCTTTCGTGGGGGCGTTGATTCGCCCGGTCGGTGGCTGGATTTCTGACAAGATCGGCGGCTCGATCGTCACCCAGATCATCTCGGTGGTGATGGTGCTGGCGTCTGCTGCTGTGGGTTACGTCATGCTGCTTGCCTACCGGTCGGCAACACCGGAACAGTACTTCTTCATCTTTATGGTGCTGTTTGTGATCCTTTTTGCTGCCTCAGGCATTGGCAACGGGTCAACCTTTCGCACGATCAGCGTCATCTTCGATCGCCAGCAGGCAGGCCCCGTACTGGGTTGGACATCAGCCGCAGGTGCTTACGGTTCGTTCATTGCGCCAGTGGTCATTGGCCAGCAGATCAAGGCTGGCACCCCGGAAGTGGCGATGTATGGCTTTGCGATTTTCTATGCCGTGTGCCTGTTGATTAACTGGTGGTTCTATCTGCGCCGCGGCGCCGAGATCAAGAATCCATGATCACAAACGCACAACCACGAACCTTTTTCTACAAGAAACGTACTGACGTTTTGGAGTAAGACATGAGTCATTTGCTAGATCGCCTAACCTATTTCTCGTTGCCCAAGGAGTCTTTCTCTGACGGCCACGGCAAGGTCACCAACGAAGACCGCACCTGGGAAGACGCCTACCGCAACCGCTGGGCGCATGACAAGATTGTGCGCAGCACCCATGGCGTGAACTGCACGGGTTCATGCTCGTGGAAGATTTACGTCAAGGGTGGCGTGGTCACCTGGGAAACCCAGCAAACTGACTACCCGCGCACGCGCTGGGATATGCCCAACCACGAGCCACGGGGTTGCTCACGCGGTGCCTCTTACTCCTGGTATCTGTACAGTGCTAATCGCCTGAAGTACCCCATGGTGCGTGGGCGACTGCTCAAGCGCTGGCGCGCAGCCTTGAAAGTCGCCAAGTCGCCAGTCGATGCGTGGGCGCTGATCGTTGAAGACCCTGAGGCACGTCGTGACTACCAGCGGGTGCGTGGCATGGGTGGCTTTATGCGCAGCAGTTGGGATGAGGTCAATCAGTTGGTGGCCGCAGCCAACGTCTATACCATCAAGAAGTATGGCCCAGACCGTGTGATTGGCTTCTCGCCGATTCCCGCCATGTCGATGGTCAGCTACGCTGCCGGTAGCCGCTACCTGTCCTTGCTCGGTGGTGTTTGCATGAGCTTTTATGACTGGTACTGCGATCTGCCACCGGCAAGCCCACAGGTCTGGGGCGAACAAACCGACGTGCCAGAATCTGCTGACTGGTACAACAGCAACTACATCATCGCCTGGGGCTCAAACGTGCCTCAGACCAGGACGCCAGACGCGCACTTCTTTACCGAGGTTCGTTATAAGGGCACTAAAACCGTTGCGATCACGCCGGACTTCTCGGAGGTGGCCAAGCTCTCGGATATCTGGTTGCACCCCAAGCAGGGTACTGACGCGGCAGTCGCCATGGCCATGGGGCATGTCATCCTGCGCGAATTCTATTTCCCCAAAGACGGCAAGCCACGCAGTGCGTATTTTGATGACTACGCGCGTCGCTATACCGACCTGCCCATGCTCGTTAAGCTCAAGCAACAAACGCTGGCAGACGGCACCACGGTGTTAGCGCCCGATCGCTACCTGCGTGCGAGCGACTTCTCGGATCAGTTTGACCAGGACAACAACCCCGAGTGGAAGACCATGGCGTTTGACACCGATGGTGCTGCGGTTGTACCCAATGGTTCGATTGGCTTTCGTTGGGGGCAAGATGGTAGAAGCGATGCCGGCAAGTGGAATCTGGAAAGCAAGGAAGCCCGAGGCGATCGCGAGATCAGGCTCAAGCTCTCCTTGGCTGACGACGGTACTGAAGCCGCAAGCCAAACACATGAGATCGTCGAAGTGGGTTTGCCTTACTTCGGTGGCATTGATACCAACCCGCACTTCACCGCCAACCAAAGTTCGGGCGAAATCAATCGCGTTAAAGTGCCTGCTGCTAAAGTGCAGTTGGTCGATGGCGAGACGCTCGTGGCCTCGGTCTTTGACTTGCAAGCCGCGCAATACGGCATTGACCGTGGGTTTGGCAGTGGTGCCAAGAGTTACGACGATGAGGCACCCTACACGCCAGCCTGGCAAGAGAAGATCACCGGTGTGTCACGCCAGAGCATTGTGACCGTTGCACGCGAGTTTGCAGCCAACGCCGACAAAACCCAAGGCCGTTCGATGATCATCATCGGCGCGGGCATGAACCACTGGTACAACGCCGACATGAACTATCGTGGCGTCATCAACATGTTGATGATGTGCGGCTGTATCGGTAAAAGCGGCGGTGGCTGGTCGCACTACGTTGGCCAAGAGAAATTGCGCCCACAAACGGGCTGGACACCACTGGCGTTTGCCCTGGACTGGTTCCGTCCGCCGCGCCAGATGAACAGCACGAGTTTCTTCTATGCCCACACCGATCAGTGGCGCTATGAAAAGCTGGGCATGCAAGAGGTTCTCTCGCCCTTAGCCGATAAGAGCCAATTTACCGGCAGCACGATTGACTACAACGTTCGTGCCGAGCGCATGGGCTGGCTGCCAAGCGCACCGCAACTAAAGACCAACCCGATCGAGATTGTCAAGCAGGCCGAAGCCGCTGGCATGGATCCCAAGGAATTTGTGGTCCAGGGTTTGAAAGACGGCACGCTAGAGATGAGCTGCGAGGATCCTGATGCGCCAGAGAACTGGCCACGCAACCTCTTTGTGTGGCGCTCGAACCTGTTGGGTTCAAGCGGCAAGGGTCAC
Protein-coding sequences here:
- a CDS encoding antiporter, with translation MSGKTKTTATTAASAAVPSKVYSRADIADWQPEDAGFWASKGKSIAARNLWISIPNLLVAFAVWLMWGMITVQMLNLGFPFEQSQLFTLTAIAGLMGATFRIPASFFIRLAGGRNTIFFTSALLIIPAVITGIALQDTSTPLWVFQLCAFLSGIGGGNFACSMSNISGFYPKAQQGTALGLNAGLGNFGVTTMQVLIPLVMTVALFGALGGDPMTLAKDSGWILGKIAAGTDTYIQNAAFIWAVALAVLVVFAWFGMNNLLPLSPNYGGTLAAFAKILYLWLLTSIVGVIGLYLYLPAPTGLGVLNMWVALPLIIVATLFLMKLAAFGEMKGNINNQFKIFSNKHTWSMTALYIVTFGSFIGFSMALPLSITVIFGFQHVVDPATGLMTHTLKNPNAPSALTYAWIGPFVGALIRPVGGWISDKIGGSIVTQIISVVMVLASAAVGYVMLLAYRSATPEQYFFIFMVLFVILFAASGIGNGSTFRTISVIFDRQQAGPVLGWTSAAGAYGSFIAPVVIGQQIKAGTPEVAMYGFAIFYAVCLLINWWFYLRRGAEIKNP
- a CDS encoding nitrate reductase subunit alpha, whose product is MSHLLDRLTYFSLPKESFSDGHGKVTNEDRTWEDAYRNRWAHDKIVRSTHGVNCTGSCSWKIYVKGGVVTWETQQTDYPRTRWDMPNHEPRGCSRGASYSWYLYSANRLKYPMVRGRLLKRWRAALKVAKSPVDAWALIVEDPEARRDYQRVRGMGGFMRSSWDEVNQLVAAANVYTIKKYGPDRVIGFSPIPAMSMVSYAAGSRYLSLLGGVCMSFYDWYCDLPPASPQVWGEQTDVPESADWYNSNYIIAWGSNVPQTRTPDAHFFTEVRYKGTKTVAITPDFSEVAKLSDIWLHPKQGTDAAVAMAMGHVILREFYFPKDGKPRSAYFDDYARRYTDLPMLVKLKQQTLADGTTVLAPDRYLRASDFSDQFDQDNNPEWKTMAFDTDGAAVVPNGSIGFRWGQDGRSDAGKWNLESKEARGDREIRLKLSLADDGTEAASQTHEIVEVGLPYFGGIDTNPHFTANQSSGEINRVKVPAAKVQLVDGETLVASVFDLQAAQYGIDRGFGSGAKSYDDEAPYTPAWQEKITGVSRQSIVTVAREFAANADKTQGRSMIIIGAGMNHWYNADMNYRGVINMLMMCGCIGKSGGGWSHYVGQEKLRPQTGWTPLAFALDWFRPPRQMNSTSFFYAHTDQWRYEKLGMQEVLSPLADKSQFTGSTIDYNVRAERMGWLPSAPQLKTNPIEIVKQAEAAGMDPKEFVVQGLKDGTLEMSCEDPDAPENWPRNLFVWRSNLLGSSGKGHEYFCKHLLGTENGVQGKDLGKDDAKPEEVKWHDKAPEGKLDLLVTLDFRMSTTCLYSDVVLPTASWYEKNDLNTSDMHPFIHPLSSAIDPVWQARSDWEIYKGFAKELSKMAEGHLGKAREVVLSPLMHDTPAELAQPYGVKEWKKGECDLIPGKTAPQITVIERDYTNLYKQFTALGPLMNKVGNGGKGIAWKTEMEVTQLGQLNGVTQEPGLTEGMPRIDTDIDACETILQLAPETNGHVAVKAWEALSKQTGRDHVHLALYREDEKIRFRDIQAQPRKIISSPTWSGIESETVSYNAGYTNVHELIPWRTLTGRQQFYQDHPWMIAFGEGFTSYRPPVDMKATAGIHGVKSNGNPEILLNFITPHQKWGIHSTYTDNLMMLTLNRGGPVIWLSEDDAKKAGVQDNDWVELFNINGAIAARAVVSQRVNPGMVLMYHAQEKIINTPGSEITGVRGGIHNSVTRIVMKPTHMIGGYAQYSYGFNYYGTIGTNRDEFVVVRKMNKVDWLDTPRDDHLAKAYQAAGENP
- a CDS encoding MFS transporter — translated: MQVSDVFKFKSPEIKALHLTWIAFFICFYVWFNMAPLASSMLKSADWLTRDDIRLFAIANVALTIPARIIVGMALDRFGPRRVFSVLMVLMALPTLVFAFGDTREQLFISRLVLSSVGASFVVGIHMTALWFKPRDIGFAEGFYAGWGNFGSAAAAMTLPTIALTMFGGDDGWRWAIATSGVFMGLYGIFYWFAITDGPTADTHKKPRKAAALEVSSYGDLVLLLLFTIPLVGILGILVWRVQNTGFIDPLTATICYFAIGVVIVYQLVQALRVNLPLLKKGVPKDDRYPFKSVAALNTTYFANFGAELAVVSMLPMFFEETWGLSAAAAGLIAASFAVVNLFARPMGGLVSDRFGNRRFVMLAYMLGIAIGFALMGLLNSKWPLVIAVVITVACSFFVQGAEGATFGIIPSIKRRLTGQISGMAGAYGNVGAVFYLFVFMYVTPSQFFFIIAGGAFISWLVCAAWLKEPEGGFGDEYVISSVDRAIAAEAKVKRDLQASATELLVGSERVEVAERGQAVTLTARFKSIEELKRALEQLGSKGLKAG